In one Dehalogenimonas formicexedens genomic region, the following are encoded:
- a CDS encoding 4Fe-4S dicluster domain-containing protein — protein MAKGLLIDTVKCTGCRGCQSACKQWNLNPAVETKFSPTMTNPPETNAYTFVHVEFYEGTKSNGDLDWTFVSKRCMHCEHPACVSVCPVGALQKLDFGPVVWEEGRCIGCRYCQNACPFDIPKYTWFDENGKTDPWPKIAKCTLCWDRQLNKNPSEIPACSKTCPPKAILFGERNDLLAVAKNRIANSPDKYFNHIYGEEEAGGTQVLFISGQNPQAIGFPNVEKESYPGFTWEFLSRIPYEIAALGAFLVGTYVWRNNRIKKKALEESAVSNSKGGNH, from the coding sequence ATGGCAAAAGGACTGCTTATCGATACTGTCAAGTGTACCGGTTGCCGGGGTTGTCAGAGCGCCTGCAAACAATGGAACCTCAATCCGGCGGTAGAGACCAAGTTCTCTCCGACGATGACCAATCCCCCGGAAACCAACGCCTATACCTTTGTTCACGTCGAGTTCTACGAGGGCACCAAGAGCAACGGAGACCTTGACTGGACCTTTGTTTCCAAGAGGTGCATGCACTGTGAACATCCGGCTTGCGTCTCGGTTTGCCCCGTCGGCGCGCTGCAAAAACTAGATTTCGGTCCGGTTGTCTGGGAAGAAGGGCGCTGCATCGGCTGCCGCTACTGCCAGAACGCCTGCCCGTTCGATATCCCCAAGTACACCTGGTTCGACGAGAACGGCAAGACCGATCCCTGGCCCAAGATCGCCAAGTGCACCCTGTGCTGGGACCGCCAGCTAAACAAGAACCCTTCCGAAATTCCGGCCTGTTCCAAGACGTGCCCACCCAAGGCTATCCTTTTCGGTGAACGGAATGACCTGCTGGCCGTTGCCAAGAACAGGATAGCCAACTCGCCGGACAAATACTTCAACCACATCTATGGAGAAGAAGAAGCCGGCGGCACCCAGGTGCTGTTCATTTCCGGTCAGAATCCCCAGGCTATCGGGTTCCCGAATGTTGAAAAAGAAAGCTATCCCGGTTTCACCTGGGAATTCCTGAGCCGGATCCCGTACGAGATCGCGGCGCTCGGCGCCTTCCTGGTCGGCACTTATGTCTGGCGCAACAATAGAATCAAGAAGAAAGCCCTTGAGGAATCTGCCGTTTCTAATTCGAAGGGAGGAAACCACTAG